The Altererythrobacter sp. ZODW24 genome window below encodes:
- a CDS encoding YraN family protein, producing the protein MKRQLAEQRGRKGERFASLWMLLQGWRTVAKRVKTPRGEIDLIVRRGDTVAFIEVKWRAKPADLDHAIDEYRLRRVAAAVEAVAHEYAEPHETIRIDVMLLAPGHRPRHIINAWQP; encoded by the coding sequence ATGAAGCGACAGCTTGCGGAACAGCGCGGGCGGAAAGGCGAGCGCTTCGCCTCTCTCTGGATGTTGTTGCAAGGTTGGCGGACCGTTGCAAAGCGAGTGAAGACCCCGCGTGGTGAAATCGATTTGATCGTACGGCGCGGCGACACGGTTGCCTTTATCGAGGTAAAGTGGCGTGCGAAGCCTGCCGACCTCGATCATGCAATTGACGAATACCGTCTCCGCCGTGTGGCTGCTGCCGTGGAAGCAGTGGCACATGAATATGCCGAGCCACATGAAACTATCCGCATTGACGTGATGCTCCTTGCACCTGGCCACAGGCCACGCCACATCATCAACGCCTGGCAACCTTGA
- the gshB gene encoding glutathione synthase, translated as MTLRIAMQMDPMESVKIAGDSSFALMLSAQERGYTIWHYDVGTLSYDTGEDKLTAYAAPVTVQRLEGDHFTMGEHRLIDLAEDIDVIMMRQDPPFDLGYISAALLLDRLKGKTLVANDPREVINAPEKMFVLDYARFMPPTLVARRLEDIQDFQKKHGAVVVKPLHGNGGKAIFKIDADGTNLSALAEVFNQTWPEPHMVQPFLPEVSQGDKRIVLVDGVVTGAINRKPGEGEFRSNLAQGGYAEAAQLTPREQEICDAMGPELKKRGLIFVGIDVIGGKWLTEINVTSPTGIVAIDAFNGTDTAALIWDAIEVRLAA; from the coding sequence ATGACCCTACGCATCGCTATGCAAATGGACCCGATGGAAAGCGTGAAAATCGCAGGCGATTCCAGCTTTGCACTGATGCTCTCGGCGCAGGAACGCGGCTATACTATTTGGCACTATGATGTCGGCACGCTGTCATATGACACGGGCGAGGACAAGCTTACCGCTTATGCCGCGCCAGTCACTGTTCAGCGGTTAGAGGGCGATCATTTCACAATGGGCGAACATCGCCTGATTGACCTCGCCGAAGATATCGACGTCATCATGATGCGTCAGGATCCTCCGTTTGATCTGGGGTATATCAGTGCGGCGCTGCTGCTTGACCGTTTGAAGGGTAAGACGCTGGTCGCCAATGATCCGCGCGAAGTGATCAACGCGCCTGAAAAGATGTTCGTTCTCGATTACGCACGCTTCATGCCCCCCACGCTGGTTGCGCGGCGGTTGGAGGATATTCAAGACTTCCAGAAGAAGCACGGCGCGGTCGTTGTTAAGCCGCTGCACGGTAATGGCGGCAAGGCGATCTTCAAGATTGACGCGGATGGCACGAATCTGTCGGCTCTGGCCGAAGTCTTCAACCAAACATGGCCCGAACCGCATATGGTGCAGCCGTTTCTCCCAGAGGTCAGCCAGGGCGATAAGCGGATCGTGCTGGTCGACGGCGTCGTGACTGGAGCAATCAACCGTAAACCGGGTGAAGGCGAGTTTCGCTCCAACCTAGCACAAGGCGGATATGCCGAGGCGGCACAGCTGACGCCGCGCGAACAGGAAATTTGCGACGCCATGGGACCAGAACTCAAGAAGCGCGGTCTGATCTTTGTCGGGATTGATGTGATCGGCGGCAAATGGTTGACCGAGATTAATGTCACCTCGCCTACGGGCATTGTCGCAATTGACGCATTTAACGGCACCGATACGGCGGCGCTTATCTGGGATGCGATTGAAGTGCGGCTGGCTGCGTAA
- a CDS encoding DedA family protein: MDELIVEIISRLGYVGVALLMMLENIFPPMPSEIIMGAGALAVERGRMEFWPLLIAGTTGTVVGNYFWFWIGDRFGYRRLGPLIDRFGKWLTMEMEDVEIASKFFQTHGHWVVFILRATPVMRTMISLPAGLAHMNKLKFCLFTAAGAALWNVMLIKGTQWLARTFDETDNIVSWVLVAIAVISIGAYLWRLATWKPRAER, translated from the coding sequence ATGGACGAACTGATTGTCGAGATAATTTCGCGGCTTGGCTACGTCGGCGTGGCTCTGCTGATGATGCTGGAAAACATCTTTCCGCCAATGCCTTCCGAGATAATCATGGGAGCAGGGGCACTGGCCGTCGAGCGGGGGCGAATGGAATTTTGGCCGCTGCTGATTGCGGGCACGACCGGCACGGTGGTGGGCAATTACTTCTGGTTCTGGATCGGTGACCGCTTTGGATATCGCAGACTGGGCCCGTTGATCGACCGCTTCGGCAAATGGTTGACCATGGAAATGGAAGATGTTGAAATTGCGAGCAAGTTCTTCCAAACGCACGGTCATTGGGTGGTGTTCATTCTGCGCGCGACGCCAGTGATGCGGACCATGATTTCGCTGCCTGCCGGTCTCGCCCATATGAACAAACTGAAGTTTTGTCTGTTTACGGCGGCGGGCGCGGCGCTGTGGAATGTAATGCTGATTAAGGGCACGCAATGGTTGGCGCGCACATTCGATGAAACTGACAACATCGTCAGCTGGGTGCTGGTCGCGATCGCAGTTATATCGATCGGAGCCTACCTCTGGCGGCTGGCAACGTGGAAGCCACGCGCTGAGCGCTAA
- a CDS encoding tyrosine recombinase XerC, which translates to MIQPHLMDEWRSHLDDGRRRSPHTVRAYLAAANRLLATRDLANWSDIANLDAGKLRTHLAERRAEGLGNASAARELSALKAFISFAKAQAGHSDTSPPRMRGPRMKKGLPRPVTPDEAAGLAEEVAADGEGWVGKRDRAVLLLLYGAGLRIAEALSLKGAALPLGETLNVTGKGGKQRVVPLIPLIREAVADYAADNPWPLGPDDPLFRGVKGGTLSQGMVQKAVARARTALGLPSTATPHALRHSFATHLLSAGADLRSLQELLGHASLGSTQIYTKVDAATLLDTYRAAHPRAEQAAKKD; encoded by the coding sequence ATGATCCAACCGCATCTCATGGACGAATGGCGGAGCCATCTCGATGATGGACGAAGGCGGTCCCCACATACCGTTCGAGCCTACCTTGCGGCAGCGAACCGGCTTCTGGCGACCAGAGATCTCGCGAACTGGTCAGACATCGCGAATTTGGATGCCGGAAAACTCCGCACGCATCTGGCGGAGCGTCGCGCAGAAGGGCTCGGCAATGCTTCCGCAGCACGCGAGTTGTCCGCGCTCAAGGCTTTTATCTCTTTTGCAAAGGCGCAGGCGGGGCACTCCGACACATCGCCGCCAAGAATGCGCGGCCCCCGAATGAAGAAAGGCCTGCCCCGCCCCGTAACGCCAGATGAGGCAGCGGGACTGGCTGAAGAGGTTGCCGCCGACGGCGAAGGCTGGGTCGGCAAACGCGATCGGGCGGTCTTGCTGCTGCTTTATGGCGCAGGACTACGGATTGCCGAGGCCTTGTCGCTTAAAGGTGCTGCACTCCCCCTTGGCGAGACATTGAATGTTACAGGCAAAGGGGGAAAGCAGCGCGTTGTTCCGCTCATTCCGCTGATTCGCGAGGCCGTGGCAGACTACGCGGCCGACAATCCATGGCCGCTAGGGCCGGACGATCCACTCTTTCGCGGGGTGAAAGGCGGCACGCTTTCTCAGGGGATGGTGCAAAAAGCTGTCGCCCGCGCCCGCACCGCATTGGGCCTGCCATCAACGGCGACACCGCACGCCCTGCGGCACAGCTTCGCCACCCATTTGCTGAGTGCCGGGGCTGACCTTAGAAGCCTTCAGGAATTGCTCGGCCATGCCAGCCTTGGCTCCACGCAAATCTACACAAAGGTCGACGCTGCTACTTTGCTTGATACCTACCGCGCGGCGCATCCGCGCGCAGAACAAGCAGCTAAGAAGGATTAG
- the hemW gene encoding radical SAM family heme chaperone HemW: MARALYIHWPFCIAKCPYCDFNSHVRENVEMDLWREGLLADMRHEAELASDEPLESIFFGGGTPSLMPPELVSALLTEAERLWVFTPDIEITLEANPSSVEASKFADIALAGVNRVSLGLQALDNDTLRFLGRLHDADEGIAALATAQECYKRVSFDLIYARPAQSALEWSKELERALAFGTGHLSLYQLTIEPGTRFATDVRRGEFDPLADDPAADLFAVTAEMTAKAGLPAYEVSNHARPGEESRHNLTYWRYRDYCGIGPGAHGRRGGRATIRHKKPENWLTAIEARRHGINEDRLLGINEQASEALLMGLRLAEGVDLTSLGERLGIAPDLLINNERLNFFSDIGLAWREGETVGVTPEGMPVLNSLLAELVPAALVEV; this comes from the coding sequence GTGGCACGCGCACTTTATATCCATTGGCCCTTCTGCATCGCAAAATGCCCCTATTGCGACTTCAACAGCCATGTCCGCGAAAATGTGGAGATGGATTTGTGGCGCGAAGGCTTGCTGGCCGACATGCGCCATGAGGCTGAATTGGCCAGCGATGAGCCACTTGAAAGCATCTTCTTTGGCGGGGGTACACCGTCGCTGATGCCGCCGGAACTGGTAAGCGCGCTACTGACAGAAGCCGAGCGATTGTGGGTTTTTACGCCCGATATCGAGATTACACTTGAAGCCAATCCATCTTCTGTTGAGGCCTCGAAATTCGCTGATATCGCGCTCGCCGGAGTGAACCGTGTGTCGCTGGGCCTGCAGGCGCTCGACAATGACACATTGCGCTTTCTCGGCCGATTGCATGATGCGGATGAGGGGATCGCCGCCCTCGCGACCGCGCAGGAATGCTACAAACGGGTTAGCTTCGACCTGATTTATGCAAGGCCGGCACAAAGTGCCCTAGAGTGGTCTAAAGAGCTTGAACGCGCCCTAGCCTTCGGAACCGGGCATCTATCGCTCTATCAGCTCACTATCGAACCCGGCACACGATTTGCGACCGATGTGAGACGCGGTGAGTTCGATCCGCTGGCCGATGATCCTGCCGCCGATCTGTTTGCTGTAACTGCCGAAATGACCGCCAAGGCCGGCCTTCCGGCCTATGAGGTCAGCAATCACGCACGCCCCGGCGAAGAGAGTCGCCACAACCTGACATATTGGCGATACCGCGACTATTGCGGCATCGGCCCCGGCGCCCATGGTCGGCGCGGCGGACGAGCGACAATTCGTCACAAGAAGCCAGAAAACTGGCTGACTGCGATTGAGGCCCGACGTCACGGGATCAATGAGGATCGCCTACTCGGCATCAATGAGCAAGCTTCTGAGGCGCTGCTGATGGGTTTGCGGCTGGCCGAAGGTGTCGATCTGACAAGTTTGGGTGAACGTCTCGGCATTGCGCCCGATTTACTGATCAATAATGAGCGATTGAACTTCTTCAGCGACATCGGCCTAGCATGGCGTGAAGGAGAAACCGTCGGCGTTACACCCGAGGGAATGCCGGTGCTCAACAGCCTCTTGGCGGAGCTGGTTCCAGCTGCACTGGTCGAGGTATGA
- a CDS encoding CAP domain-containing protein, protein MRRTAIFAITTATLAAISVAIPVGAQHAEKHPLAATLLIKHNQARAQVGVPNLKWSPRLAAEARVWARQMARDDRMYHSTRDQRRNAGENLWRGTSGYYRPEDMIDAFLSERAMFRAGTFPEVSTTGNWADVAHYTQIIWAGTDEVGCAIVTGKRDDFLACRYWPSGNWIGQPVG, encoded by the coding sequence ATGAGACGAACCGCGATCTTTGCAATTACAACGGCTACTCTGGCAGCGATAAGCGTAGCGATTCCGGTCGGTGCGCAGCACGCTGAGAAACACCCTTTGGCCGCGACGCTACTAATCAAACACAATCAGGCGCGCGCGCAAGTCGGTGTGCCCAATTTGAAGTGGAGTCCCCGGCTTGCAGCGGAAGCCCGGGTTTGGGCAAGGCAGATGGCGCGGGATGACCGGATGTATCATTCCACCAGAGATCAGCGCCGCAATGCTGGCGAGAATTTATGGCGCGGCACATCAGGGTATTATCGCCCAGAAGATATGATAGATGCGTTTCTCAGCGAGCGGGCAATGTTTCGCGCCGGCACGTTTCCCGAAGTTTCGACCACGGGAAACTGGGCCGATGTCGCTCATTACACGCAGATTATCTGGGCTGGAACCGACGAGGTTGGCTGTGCAATCGTAACCGGAAAGCGCGACGACTTCCTCGCCTGCCGCTATTGGCCTTCAGGAAACTGGATCGGCCAGCCAGTGGGCTAA
- the rdgB gene encoding RdgB/HAM1 family non-canonical purine NTP pyrophosphatase gives MTTHTGPRIGSGSLVIATHNSGKLKEISALLEPHGVKCLSAGSLGLPEPAETGKTFAENALIKARASAEASGMAALADDSGLSVTALGGRPGVYTADWAERQWFEGEPGRDWYMAMGKIEGLLAEKGPDAPRDAWFSCVLALAWPDGESAVYEGRINGSLTWPPRGTLGFGYDPVFLPQGREQTFAELKPEEKHAMSHRADAFRKLVAEQFG, from the coding sequence ATGACGACCCATACTGGTCCACGCATCGGTTCAGGATCGCTGGTGATCGCAACGCATAATTCCGGCAAGCTGAAAGAGATTTCAGCCTTGCTGGAGCCGCATGGCGTCAAATGCCTTTCGGCGGGATCGCTTGGCCTGCCCGAACCGGCCGAAACCGGAAAAACCTTCGCCGAAAACGCGCTGATCAAGGCGCGCGCTTCGGCGGAGGCTTCCGGCATGGCGGCGCTTGCAGACGATAGCGGGCTGTCAGTAACGGCGCTGGGTGGCCGCCCGGGTGTGTACACTGCGGATTGGGCGGAGCGGCAATGGTTCGAAGGCGAGCCGGGCCGCGACTGGTATATGGCCATGGGCAAAATCGAAGGCCTGCTAGCCGAGAAAGGACCTGATGCGCCGCGCGATGCATGGTTCAGCTGCGTTCTCGCCCTCGCCTGGCCCGACGGCGAGAGTGCCGTTTACGAGGGACGGATCAACGGCTCACTGACATGGCCTCCGCGCGGAACGCTGGGCTTCGGCTATGATCCCGTGTTCCTGCCGCAAGGCCGAGAGCAGACCTTCGCTGAGCTAAAACCTGAGGAAAAACACGCAATGAGCCACCGCGCCGATGCCTTTAGAAAGCTCGTCGCCGAGCAGTTTGGCTAA
- the rph gene encoding ribonuclease PH — MRPSGRSADEMRAITIETNYTKHAEGSCLISFGDTKVLCTASVEERIPPWLRGKGEGWVTGEYSMLPRSTNTRNSREAARGKQSGRTQEIQRLIGRSLRAVVDMKKLGERQITLDCDVIQADGGTRTASITGAWVALRLAVNKLMAEGAITHDPITAKVAAISCGIYKGNPVLDLDYIEDSDADADANFVLIEGGQIAEVQATAEGATYDEEGLLRLLRLAQIGCDSIFKEQDAATK; from the coding sequence ATGAGGCCGTCAGGACGTAGCGCAGATGAAATGCGCGCGATTACTATCGAAACCAATTACACCAAACATGCTGAGGGATCGTGCCTGATCTCTTTCGGCGACACCAAGGTCCTGTGCACCGCAAGTGTTGAAGAACGCATCCCGCCTTGGCTTCGCGGTAAAGGTGAAGGCTGGGTTACAGGCGAATATTCTATGCTCCCGCGCTCAACGAACACGCGCAACAGCCGTGAAGCTGCTCGCGGTAAACAATCGGGCCGTACACAGGAAATTCAGCGCCTTATTGGCCGTAGCTTGCGCGCTGTAGTCGACATGAAGAAGCTCGGTGAGCGTCAGATCACGCTCGATTGTGACGTTATCCAAGCTGACGGCGGAACCCGGACAGCCTCGATCACCGGCGCATGGGTCGCGCTGCGTCTCGCAGTGAACAAGCTGATGGCCGAAGGTGCGATCACGCATGACCCGATCACGGCCAAGGTCGCGGCAATCTCCTGCGGCATCTATAAAGGCAACCCTGTCCTCGACCTAGATTACATTGAAGATAGCGATGCGGATGCGGATGCGAATTTCGTGCTAATCGAAGGCGGCCAGATCGCTGAAGTGCAGGCCACTGCCGAAGGCGCAACCTATGACGAGGAAGGCCTTTTGCGCCTGCTACGTCTCGCGCAAATCGGCTGTGACAGCATCTTCAAAGAGCAGGACGCTGCCACCAAATGA
- the hrcA gene encoding heat-inducible transcriptional repressor HrcA, with the protein MAPVSPPNQTVSELTDRAREIFRLVVEGYIESGQPVGSKTLAGGTGLNLSPASIRSVLKDLELAGLLAAPHTSAGRMPTESGLRMFVDGMMQVAEPTAEERAAIEARLAEPGPIERALETTSTLLSDITGAAGMVMVPTREARLAQMNLVSISNDRALAVLVGEDGHVENRVVDLPGGVPASALEQASNYMSARLNGRTLPEAAAAIGREIASGRTALDSASQDLVARGLAVWSEDASKRPVLIVRGQANLLDDTTLGDIERVRSLIDDLENKQSVSELLESARDAEAARIFIGAENRLFALSGSSVIASPYRDREGKVVGVLGVIGPTRLNYARVVPMVDFTARSLGKLIG; encoded by the coding sequence ATGGCTCCAGTTTCTCCACCAAATCAGACGGTTTCGGAATTGACCGATCGCGCGCGGGAAATCTTCCGGCTCGTGGTCGAAGGCTATATCGAATCGGGGCAGCCTGTCGGTTCAAAAACTTTGGCGGGCGGGACAGGACTCAATTTGTCACCGGCATCGATCCGATCGGTTCTCAAAGATTTGGAACTGGCCGGACTACTAGCCGCTCCCCATACCAGTGCAGGCCGCATGCCGACCGAGAGCGGCCTCCGCATGTTTGTCGATGGTATGATGCAGGTTGCTGAACCAACTGCAGAAGAACGCGCGGCAATCGAGGCGCGCCTTGCCGAACCGGGGCCGATTGAACGGGCGCTTGAGACTACCAGCACGCTGTTGTCAGATATTACCGGTGCGGCGGGCATGGTGATGGTTCCCACGCGGGAAGCGCGGCTTGCCCAGATGAACCTCGTTTCCATCTCAAATGACCGCGCTTTGGCAGTGCTGGTGGGCGAAGACGGCCATGTTGAAAACCGGGTAGTCGATTTGCCGGGCGGAGTGCCGGCCTCGGCGCTGGAACAGGCGTCCAACTATATGTCTGCCCGTTTGAACGGCCGCACATTGCCTGAGGCTGCGGCAGCAATCGGGCGAGAAATTGCCTCAGGTAGAACAGCATTGGATTCCGCTAGCCAGGATTTGGTCGCACGCGGTTTGGCCGTCTGGAGCGAGGATGCGTCCAAACGACCGGTTTTGATTGTACGCGGACAGGCAAATTTGCTCGACGATACAACATTGGGCGATATCGAGCGTGTAAGGTCACTGATTGATGACCTTGAAAACAAGCAGTCCGTGTCCGAATTGCTCGAAAGCGCGCGCGACGCCGAAGCAGCGCGTATCTTCATAGGGGCAGAAAATCGCCTATTTGCGCTTTCGGGCTCTTCAGTCATCGCTTCGCCCTACCGCGACCGCGAAGGAAAAGTCGTCGGAGTTTTGGGGGTGATTGGTCCCACGCGGTTGAATTACGCGCGGGTGGTCCCCATGGTTGATTTCACAGCCCGGAGTTTGGGCAAACTCATCGGATAA
- the grpE gene encoding nucleotide exchange factor GrpE has translation MTDNDKPQPQDEAVAEELKGVPEELLDDGAPEANADGETFEDALASLREDLEASKQETLYAKAETQNVRRRMEKDISDARAYAATGFARDILTVADNLARGIDTIPEDLREDSKFKGLVQGIQATQRELDKVFTQHGITRIASVGLPLDPNQHQAMLEIPSDDAEPGTIVQEMQAGYMIRERLLRPAMVGVAKKPD, from the coding sequence GTGACAGATAATGACAAGCCGCAGCCGCAAGACGAAGCGGTAGCAGAAGAACTAAAGGGCGTGCCGGAAGAACTGCTGGACGACGGAGCACCCGAAGCAAACGCAGACGGTGAGACCTTTGAGGATGCGCTGGCATCTTTGCGTGAAGATCTCGAAGCATCGAAGCAGGAAACACTTTATGCCAAAGCGGAGACGCAGAATGTCCGCCGCCGGATGGAGAAGGATATCTCCGATGCGCGCGCCTATGCCGCAACAGGCTTTGCTCGCGATATTCTGACCGTTGCAGACAACCTTGCGCGTGGGATTGATACGATTCCTGAGGACTTGCGCGAAGACAGCAAGTTCAAGGGCTTGGTGCAGGGCATTCAGGCGACGCAGCGCGAACTCGATAAGGTGTTCACTCAGCACGGCATCACCCGCATTGCGTCCGTCGGCCTGCCGCTCGATCCCAATCAGCATCAGGCGATGCTCGAAATCCCTAGCGATGATGCTGAGCCGGGTACAATTGTGCAGGAAATGCAGGCCGGTTACATGATCCGCGAGCGCTTGCTGCGCCCGGCGATGGTCGGTGTTGCGAAGAAGCCTGACTAA
- a CDS encoding indoleamine 2,3-dioxygenase translates to MEMKHYGMSRERGFLSHYEIDEVTLPQRFDEIVQAAGNLSGLLSSGRVRHWLERLPDPGLEDWVNEAPDEEVRTAMVHYSFLVQAYVWGEAEAPTALPANLSKPMVALADKLGQAPLLPYSGYVLDNWARLDKDGPITLDNVYMVQNFVGGDDENWFVLIHVAIEAEAGVLLDNAVQLIHTSRDKDAAETERLLTEMDGAWEKIYDVFKRMTERCDPYIYFNRVRPYIHGWANNPALNGGLIYDGVEAYEGKPQALRGQTGSQSSIVPAMDALFGVAHSADPLKSFLDELHQYRPVKHRKFIEDLAEQSTLREFVEASGVQSLKEAFNKCIEQVARFRTRHLEYAASYINKQAADVPGNDPDVGTGGTPFMKYLKKHRDENRAQTVA, encoded by the coding sequence ATGGAGATGAAACACTACGGCATGTCGCGCGAGCGCGGCTTCCTTTCCCATTATGAAATTGACGAGGTCACGCTTCCTCAGCGATTTGATGAAATCGTGCAGGCGGCCGGTAACCTCTCAGGCCTGCTATCAAGCGGCCGGGTCAGGCACTGGCTAGAGCGATTACCCGATCCGGGACTGGAGGATTGGGTCAACGAAGCCCCCGATGAAGAAGTCCGCACCGCAATGGTGCATTACAGCTTTCTGGTTCAAGCCTATGTTTGGGGTGAAGCGGAAGCACCAACCGCCCTCCCCGCTAACCTGTCGAAGCCGATGGTCGCATTGGCTGATAAGTTAGGTCAGGCACCGCTGCTTCCCTACTCGGGCTACGTCCTCGATAATTGGGCAAGACTGGACAAGGACGGCCCAATTACCCTCGACAATGTCTACATGGTCCAGAACTTTGTCGGCGGCGACGATGAAAATTGGTTCGTACTGATCCACGTAGCGATTGAAGCTGAAGCAGGTGTGTTGCTCGATAATGCCGTGCAGTTAATCCACACATCGCGTGACAAAGATGCGGCTGAAACAGAACGATTACTCACCGAAATGGATGGCGCTTGGGAGAAGATTTACGACGTCTTCAAGCGCATGACCGAACGCTGTGATCCCTACATCTACTTCAACCGTGTCCGCCCTTACATTCACGGTTGGGCCAATAACCCTGCACTAAATGGCGGACTGATCTACGACGGCGTTGAAGCTTACGAGGGCAAACCGCAGGCACTGCGCGGGCAGACTGGCTCACAAAGCTCTATCGTTCCCGCGATGGATGCCCTGTTCGGCGTCGCGCATAGCGCTGATCCGTTGAAGAGCTTTCTGGATGAGCTCCACCAGTATCGGCCGGTGAAACACCGCAAGTTTATCGAAGATCTGGCGGAGCAATCGACGCTAAGAGAATTTGTTGAGGCATCTGGCGTGCAATCGCTGAAAGAGGCCTTCAACAAATGCATCGAGCAGGTCGCCCGTTTCCGCACGCGCCATCTCGAATATGCCGCGAGCTACATCAACAAGCAGGCGGCAGATGTCCCGGGCAATGATCCAGACGTCGGCACAGGCGGAACGCCCTTCATGAAATATCTGAAGAAGCACCGCGATGAAAATCGCGCACAAACTGTGGCTTAG